In Oncorhynchus nerka isolate Pitt River unplaced genomic scaffold, Oner_Uvic_2.0 unplaced_scaffold_2653, whole genome shotgun sequence, the sequence ccccaaaATACTGGAACGTCACctaaacaacagattttgcggtagccggcgctacccaaaacgcagaaataaaatataaaacattcattacctttgacgagcttcttggttggcactcctatatgtcccataaacatcacaattgggtctttttcccgattaaatccgtcattgtatacccaaaatgtcatttGCTGAAAGccagtctgatccaggaaaatgcccctttacaagacgcaacgtcactttttaaaattacaaaagttgcctataaacttttacaaatcacttcaaactacttttctaaaacaactttaggtattaataaacgttaataatctataaaattgatcacggggcgatctgtattcgatagcagcaagtcttgaaatcatcgtccatgttTTCAATTTCACAACATCCTGTGGTGCGCCTCAAGACAGGAAGGGCCTATACGTGATCTAACCAAGGATAAAGCAGAcatgaaatgccagtactggcgacatcgggTGGAAGCTGTAGCCGTTTACAGGGGATCCTTATTTATTTTCTgtcgccttagacaatacattgactggcggatgaatttttttttgtgtttttggtgaacagttttacCAGAGATTTTTACTCCTAAATACGTTCtattatagccacagacacgatttagccagttttagagacttcagagtgttttctatacacacatacttatcatatgcatatactatattcctggcatgagtagcaggacgttgaaatgttgcgcgattttttacaAAAAGATGCGAAAATTCGCATCATACCTAACAGGTTCTATGCcacttgtttacatactcatctcatatgtatatactgcactcaataccatctactgtatcttgcctatgccgctctgtaccatcactcactcatatatctttatgtacataattcttaaccctttacacttgtgtctataaggtagtagttttggaattgttagctagattacttgttggttattactgcattgtcggaactagaagcacaagcatttcgctacactctcattaacatctgctaaccatgtgtatgtgacaaataacatttgatttgatctatacAGTTTGCATCATTACTGACTGGTTCTTCATGAACAAGGGGAAACTCACAACTTGTAAGATGGTGTCCTGAACAGCAGGATCACTGAGGTTCATATTTTGATCCTTTGGGGTCATCTTCATTCTCACCACCTGTCTCTTCAGTTGAGGTTTCTCAGGGGTCTCCACAGCTGGACCAACAAGATAATACAATCCCACAATGACAGTAGTGAATCATGGGGGAATTAGAATTCTCTTGTCATCATTATATCAGGTAGATCAGGTGGGTAATATGGTAACTTACCATAGCAGATGAAAGGATAGTTGACGTCACAGGGTTGATTTACCCATTTAGTATAATCAGAAGGATTAGAATGCACCAGAGTGCAGTTGTATCCCTGATCTGTTGAAGGCCGTCCTGACAACCAGTTTCTGAATGAGGAGTCACTCTGGTCTGACCATCTCCAGGAGTCTAGAAACAGACCGATCCACACAGGAAGTCCCCTCAGTGATATCTTCttctctatctctgtgttctcAGTCTGGTTCCTCACACTGACCAGGTCTGTGTGATACTGTCTGCAGTAACTCTGAGCATCTATCCAGGTCTTGTTCTCCTGAATTAAGACGTATGTTAGGTTGGTGTCTTGTTTTCCTGCAAAAGTCAAATGTAATAATCGATACAAATATCCAATAAAACATCATCTAATGATCATCTATAGTAAATGTTCTGATTGATTTGATAACAAATCAATAACTGATTAACAACTTAAAGCTCTCATGAGTCTATGTTTCAACTCAATGGCAGCCCCAGCACTTAGAACAGGCTTCATCATTAGTATGTAAACACTCACCATCATAACAGATGAAGTGATGCTGGTCATCACAGGAGGTGTTGTTCCACAGACCAGCTGTAGTCATTAAAGCACAGTTACCATTTTGGGGCGTCCCAGTGTCCCAGTTTCTGAACtcagtctccccctctctgtagaaACGTCTGTCTGCCAGAGACCAGTTCCACTTCATGGAGTCTCCCTTCTTCAGTCCAATCCAGTGCCTTAATTTTAATGTATAGTCAATGAACCAGAAATGATAACTACTGACACTGGTCATCAGCCTGTTCAGGTCCTCCAtgtcatctactgtagccagATCAGTGTAATGTGCTCTGCAGTAACTCTGGGCATCAGTCCAGTTCATATAGTTGCTAATGAGGTGATATTGATGAAGACATGAGGAAGGTGTGTAGAACCCTGTGAACAGAATAATGATTAATGAGGGATATTTTCTCCAGCAACTTCTCAACCCCAACCACACTATCTATGAATCTGTtaaaaatacagtacagtacaccttgGGGTGCAAACACACACCAACGAcatccataaacacacacacacacacacacccagcataCATGACTGCACATTCCCTGCGTGGGTATTctcactaggccacctgccaccccaacatatGTAAAAACACCCAACAGAAAATAGGCTCATAAATATACAAATGTATTAAATGATTTAGCAATATTTGATTGAACTTTTCCTAAATAAATGATATATGAATAAATACCTATACATAAGAGATTTAACTGATAAAATGCCATACGGTGGTCATCAAGATCATTTGGTGGACCAAACGGGCCCAAAACGGACAGCTGATCCAAAGAGTGAGCTTATTTCAGGAATAGTGAAGTCTGTCCTCACCAGATATGAGCTGCCAACACTGGGCAACACTGTGCCAATGTCTTGGAGATAATATGGAGCTGATTAGCAAGGACGTAtcgctgggacacacacacagtaaactgaCCTGAGATTAGCAGGGTGA encodes:
- the LOC115124337 gene encoding macrophage mannose receptor 1-like, translated to METLLYLTLLISGFYTPSSCLHQYHLISNYMNWTDAQSYCRAHYTDLATVDDMEDLNRLMTSVSSYHFWFIDYTLKLRHWIGLKKGDSMKWNWSLADRRFYREGETEFRNWDTGTPQNGNCALMTTAGLWNNTSCDDQHHFICYDGKQDTNLTYVLIQENKTWIDAQSYCRQYHTDLVSVRNQTENTEIEKKISLRGLPVWIGLFLDSWRWSDQSDSSFRNWLSGRPSTDQGYNCTLVHSNPSDYTKWVNQPCDVNYPFICYAVETPEKPQLKRQVVRMKMTPKDQNMNLSDPAVQDTILQVIRNKLKEQGLPADTKVTWKKQPDGKVFHKEEEGSPKKEEEEKKMKRMMTKREL